CTCGCGGGAGCTCGCGACGGTGAGGCGCGACGCGCCGGTACCGGGAGGCGAGAACGGCGAGAGCCTTCTCGCGGCGTTCGGTCTCCCGGCGGAGGACCCCGGACGCCTCGCGACGTTCTACGAGGAGCTCGGGTTCTTCCGGCTGAAGAAGGAGCTGCTCGATGCCGCCGGTCTCGCGCCCGCGGCGACGACCGTCGAGACATCGACGGAGGTGGACACCGGCGGCCTCCCCGTCTGGGAAACGTCCGCGGACGCCCTCGACGCGTTCCTGGCACACGCGGCCGAGGCGGGGCTCGCCGGACTGCACGTCGAATGCGCCCCGGGGCGGCCGTTCCCTCCCGAGCCGATCGCCCTCGTGGCAGCCGTCCCGGGGGGCGGGCTCGTCGCCTCGCCGCTGGCGGGAGACGGGGCCGGAGCGGGGCGCGCGTTCCTGGCACGCCTCTTCTCGGAAGGCCGCGTCGAGATCGTGGCCCACGAGAGCAAGCGGCTCCACCTCGCGGCGGCGGCCCTCGCGATGGACCCTCCCCGGCGCGTTTTCGACACGATGCTCGCGGCGTACGTCGACGGTCCCGGCCTCCACGCCCACGACCTCGCCGGCGATGCCCGGGCCTTCCTCGGACGCGACCCGGCGACGGTCCCCTCGCCGAAGGACGTGGCGGGGAGCGATGCGTTCGAGACGGTGGCGGTGCTCTCGACGGAAGCGGGCCTCGCCTACCTCGCCCCGCGGGCCCTTCTCCCGCTCGCGCTCCGCGAGGTCCTGCTCGCGCGGCTCGCCGCGCGCCCCGCCTCGCTCCGCGTCTACGAGGAGATCGAGCTCCCGCTCGTACCCGTCCTGGCGCGGATGGAGCTCGAGGGGATCGCCGTCGATCCGGCGACGCTCTCGGCCCTCTCCGTCGACCTGGGATCCCGGCTCGCGGCGCTCGAGAAGGAGATCCACGCGGCCGCGGGAGAGGCGTTCAACGTCGGCTCCCCGCCGCAGCTCGGGCGGATCCTCTTCGAGAAGCTGCAGTACCCCGTCCTCAAGAAGACGGCGAAGACGAAGAGCTACGCGACCGGATCGGAGGTCCTCGAGGAGCTGGCCGTCCGGGGCGTCGGGCCGCTTCCCGGCCTCGTCCTCGAGTGGCGCGAGCTCTCGAAGCTGAAGGGGACCTACGTCGACGCCCTCCCGCGGCACGTCGCGCGGGACGGGCGGATCCACACGCGCTTCGACCAGGCGGTCGCGGCGACGGGGCGCCTCTCCTCGAACGACCCGAACCTCCAGAACATCCCCGTGAGGACCGAGGCGGGGCGCGCGATCCGCAAGGCCTTCGTCGCCCCGCCGGGGCGCCTCCTCGTCGCGGCCGACTACTCGCAGGTCGAGCTGCGCCTCCTCGCCCACCTCTCGGGCGACGCGGCGCTCATAGAGACCTTCCGCCGCGGCGAGGACATCCACCGCGCCACGGCGGCGAAGATCTTCGGCATCGACCCCGGCCTCGTCTCGGCCGACCAGAGGCGCGGGGCCAAGACGATCAACTTCGGGATCCTCTACGGCATGGGGCCGTTCGCCCTCGCGGGCCAGCTCGGCGTCCCGCAGGCAGCGGCGAAGTCCTTCATCGCCGCGTACTTCGAGCAGTTCCCGTCGATCCGCGCCTGCCTCGACGGGATCCTCGCGAAGGCCCGCGAGACGGGCGCGACGGAGACGATCCTCGGGCGCCTCCGGCCGATCCCGGGGATCGCCGACCGCAACCACGCCGTCCGCGCGAACGCGGAGCGGATGGCGATGAACGCCCCGTTCCAGGGCTCGGCGGCCGACCTCGTCAAGATGGCGATGGTGGCGCTCGACGAGCGGCTGAAGGCCACGTTCCCCTCGGCGCGGATGCTCCTGCAGGTCCACGACGAGCTCGTCCTCGAGTGCGACGCCGCCGACGCGCCGGGCGTCGCCGCGCTCGCGAGGGAAACGATGGAAGGAGTGGCCTCCCTCGCCGTTCCGCTCACGGTCGAAACCGCCAGCGGCGCGAACTGGGCGGCCGCGAAATAGCGGGCGCTACAATCCTGAAGATGGCCTCTGTCGGCCGCCGGTTCCCCCGGCCCTGTGTGTTCTCTCTGCCGGCCCTGCTCCTGGCGCCGGCTCTGTTCGCGCAGGCTCCGCCGCCGGAGACGATTCCCGATCCGGCACGGATCCCGCCGGCCGAGGTCCCGTTCGTCAACCCGCTCTGGCAGGAGCTCGAGGCTCCCGCGGCGCCGCAGGGCCCCCCGCCGAAGCTCAAGGACCTCGAGGCGGCCTCCACTCTCATCGTCGCCGTGAGGATCGACGAGACGGGAAAGGTCTCCGAGGCCGTGGCGCCCGAGCCCCCGATCCGCGCCCTCGGCGCCGCCGCACAGGCTCAGGCCCCCCGCTGGACTTTCAAGCCGGCGAAGAAGGACGGTCAGCCGGTGCGCTGCTGGGGAACCTACGGCGTCGACGTCGAGGTCGAGCTGGAGGACGCGGTCTGGTCGGCGTTCCAGCTCGCTCCGGTGGGCAGGGAAGAACCCCTTCCGGCCCTTGGCAGGGAGCTGCCGGGAGACACGTGGATCTCGCGGTACCCGCGGTCGCCCGAGCCGCCCGAGCCGGGGGTCCTCTCGGTGGAGGACATCGATTTCCTTCCGATGCCCGACAAGGCGCCGCTGAAGATCGAAACGACCCGCCTGAAGTCCCGAGTCCTGGCCCTCGTCGAGGTGTCGGGCCTCGGGTCGGTGAAGCGGGTCGTTCCGGTCGGGCCCTACGAACCGCTCATCCTCCGATGGATCCGCGAAAGCGCGAAGGGGTGGCTCCTGACCGCCGCGAAGAAGGGGGGCGCCCCCGTCTCCTCGTGGCTCGCGCTCGACGCGACCATCGAGTACTCCCTCGGCTCCGTGAAGGAGCGCGGGAAGCGCTCGATCAAGAAGAACATCAGGGGCGTGCCGCTCCCTTGAAGCTCTCCGCCTCGGACGCCGCGGAACTTTTCGACGTCGACGAATCGACCGTCTACCGCTGGATCGAGGAGCGGGGCCTGCCGGCCGAGCGGATCGCGGGGCGAACCCTCCTGAACCGCGCGGCGCTCCTCGAGTGGGCCACCGAGAACCAGGTCGCGATCTCCGCCCGGGTCTTCCGGCCGGCGGAGTCGGGTGCCGAGAAGCTCCCCTCCTTCGCGCAGGCGCTGGCGGCGGGGGGTGTCCACCACGCCGTCCCGGGGACGACGCGCGAGGACGTCCTGCGCGGAGCGGTCGACCGTCTTCCCCTCCCGGAAGGGAGCGATGCCGAGGACCTCCTGGCCGTCCTGCTGGCCCGCGAGACGTCGTTCTCCACGGCCATCGGCAACGGGATCGCGATCCCGCACGTGAGGATGCCGATCGTCTTCGACGTCGACGAGGCCATCGTCAGCCTCTCGTTCCTCGAGCGGCCGGTCGACTTCGGCGCTGCCGACGGCAAGCCGGTCACGACTCTCTTCACCATGGTCACGCCGACCGTGCACGGACACCTCCACCTTCTCGCCGCCCTCGCCTACCTTCTGCGCGACGAGGCCTTCCTGGCCGGTGTGAAGGCCGCAGCGCCGGCCGAGGTGATGCTCGCGCGTGCCACAGAGGTGGAGCTCAGGGGCGCCGGCCGCCCCGGCACCCGCGGGCCGGCCTGATGGAAGGTGCGAGTCCCGACGGGGCCGTCCTCCTCGGCGCCATCCTTCTCCTCGCCCTGAGCGGCGTTCCCGGGCTCTTCGCCCGGAAAGGGGGCTCCGGCGGCGAGCGGCTCGCGGCGGTTCTCGCCTGCGCGGGCTCGGTGGCCGGCCTCGTCCCGGTCGTGAGGATCCTCTTTTTCGGCGCCGGGCTGCGGATGGAGCTCCCGAGCCCCCTCCCGGGCGGGAAGATCCTCCTCGCCGCCGACCCGCTCTCGGCGCTCTTCCTCCTCCCGGTCTTCCTCGTCCCGGCGCTCGGAGCGGTCTACGGCCTCGGCTACTGGTCCGAGGCCGAGCACCTGCGCGACGGGCGAAAGCTGCGCTTCTTCATGGGCATCCTGGCCGCTTCGATGGCGGCCGTCCTCATCGCGCGGAGCGGGGTCGCCTTCCTCGTCGCGTGGGAGGTGATGGCGCTGGCGGCCTTCTTCGCCGCGACGACCGAGGACCGGCTGCCGGCGGTGCGGGAGGCGGGGTGGATCTACCTCGTGGCCACGCACGCGGGCACGCTCGGCCTCTTCGGCATGACGGCGCTCCTCCACGACACGACCGGCTCCTTCGCGTGGGAAGCCCCGGCGGCGGGCCTCGCCGTGACCGGCTCGGCGAGCGTCGTCTTCCTTCTCGCCCTCGTCGGTTTCGGCGCGAAGGCGGGTCTCTTCCCGTTCCACTTCTGGCTCCCGGGCGCACACGCCGGGGCGCCGAGCCACGTCTCGGCGGTGATGTCGGGCGTCATGCTCAAGGTCGGCCTCTACGGCATCCTGCGCATCACGTCGCTCTACGGCGCGCCGCCCGCGTGGTGGGGCGGCCTCCTCCTCGTCCTCGGCGTGGCGTCGGCGCTCTACGGGGCCGCGCTCGCCGCGGCGCAGAACGACCTCAAGCGCCTCCTCGCCTACTCGAGCATCGAGAACGTCGGGATCGTCTCCACGGGAATCGGCGTCGCCCTCCTCGGGCGGTCCGCGGCGCGGCCGGAGTGGATCGCGCTGGGTCTCGGAGGGGCGCTCCTGCACGTCCTCTTCCACTCCCTCTTCAAGCCGCTTCTCTTCCTGGGTGCCGGGGCGGTGATCCACGGGACGGGGACGCGGGAGATGGACCTCATGGGCGGCCTGCTGAGGAAGATGCCGAAGACGGGTGCCGCCTTCGCGGTCGGGTGCGCGGCCGTCGCGGCCCTGCCGCCCCTGAACGGCTTCTTCTCGGAGTTCCTCGTCTACCTCGGCCTCCTCAGGGCCTTCGCGGGGCCGGGCGAGGCGCTCCTCGCGGGCTTTGCGGCGCCGGCTCTCGCGCTGGCGGGGGGCATCGCGCTCGCCGCCTTCGTCAAGCTCTTCGGCATCGTCTTCCTCGGCAGTCCTCGCTCGGAGAAGGCGGAGCACGCCCACGAGCCGGGACTCGCGATGCGCGTCCCGATCCTCGCGCTCGCGGCCGCCTGCCTCCTGGCCGGGCTCTCGTCGCCGTTCCTCTGTCCCGGGCTCGACGCGGCGACGTCCGCGTGGGCGGCGAAGGCCCTCTCGCCGGTGCCGGCCCTCGCCACGGTGGCGCCCGTTGCAACCGTCGCGGCCTGGGGCGCCGCGTTCCTCGGCCTCCTCGCCCTCACCGCCGCCGTGGCCGGTTTCCTCATCCGCAGGCGCACGGTTTCGCGAGGCCCGACGTGGGACTGCGGCTACGCCCGACCGACGGCGCGGATGCAATACACGGGGAGCTCCTTCGGCGACTGGATCGCGGCCCGCCTGACGCCCCGCGTCGCCGCAACCCTCCTCGAGGAGCGCCTTCCGGAGGGGATCTTTCCGCGGGGCGCGCGCGTTTCCGCCGCGGCGCCCGCCCGCGACCCGGTTCTCCTCAGGTTCCTCGAGCCGTTCGCCCGGCGCTGGGCCCGCCGCTTCTACGATCTTCACGCCCTGCAGGAGGGGCGGCTGACCATCTACCTCGTCTACGTCCTCGGGACCCTCATCGCGCTCCTGGCGTGGAGCGTTCTCCGCGGGTGGTTCCCGCCCCCGTGAGCCTCCTCCTCGTCCTCGGCGGGGCGTTCCTCTGCGTGGCCGGAGGCGTGCCCGGGCTCTTCCTCCCGCCCGGCGCCACCGCGCGGCGCATCGCGACCGCGGGCTCCGTCGGCGGGTCCCTGCTCGGCCTCGTGGGGGCGGTGAGCGCCGCGGTGACGGGCCGGGTCGAGACGCTGACGCGCCCCTGGCCCCTTCCGGGGGCCGCGCTCCACGTCGAGCTCGACGCCCTCTCGGCGATCTTCCTCGTCCCGCTCTTCCTCGTCTCGGCGCTCGCGGCGATCAGCGGTAGCCGCTCGTTCGGCGATGAGGAGCACCCCTCCGACGCGCGCCGGACCCGCTTCTTCTTCGGCCTCGCGACCGGCGCGATCGCCCTCGTCCTCGTCGCGCGCAACGGGCTCTTCTTCCTCGCGTCGTGGGAGGTCATGGCTCTCTCGGCCTTCTTCCTCGTGACGGCCGACCGTTCCTCCCGCGAGGCGCGCGACGCCGGGCGCCTCTACCTCTTCGCGACGCACGCCGGGACCCTCACCCTCTTCGGCTTCTTCTCGCAGCTCAGGCACCTCACGGGCTCGACCGAGCTCGTGCCGCTCCCGCCCGGAGTCGCCGGGACGGACGCCGGCACCGCCCTCTTCGTCCTCGCGCTCTTCGGGTTCGGCTTCAAGGCCGGCGTTCTCCCGCTCCACTTCTGGCTCCCGCCGGCGCACGCCGCCGCTCCGGCGCACGTCTCCGCGCTGATGTCGGGAGTCCTGATCAAGACGGGGATCTACGGCATCCTTCGTTTCACCGCGCTCGTTCCCGACCCGCCGGCCGCCTGGGGCGACGTGCTCCTCGTCCTCGGCGTGGCCTCGGCCGTCCTGGGCGTGGCCTTCGCGCTCGGGCAGCACGACCTCAAGCGCCTCCTGGCGTGGCACAGCGTCGAGAACATCGGGATCATCGTCCTCGGCCTCGGGGCCGGCCTCGCGGGACGCGCCGCGGGCCGGCCGGAGTGGGCGCTGCTGGGCCTCGCGGGCGCGCTCTTCCACGTCGTCAACCACGGCCTCTTCAAGTCGCTCCTTTTCCTCGGGGCGGGCGAGGTCGTCCACGTCGCCGGGACGCGCGACATGGACCGGATGGGGGGCTTCGGCCGCGTCCTCCCGAAGACGGCGTTTTTCTTCCTCGCCGGGGCCGTGGCGATCTCGGGCCTCCCGCCGCTGAACGGCTTCGCGAGCGAGTGGCTCGTCTACCTCGGCCTCTTCGAGAGGGCCCGCGCCTCGGGCGCGGACGCCCTCCGGGCCGCCTTCGCCGCGCCGGCGCTCGCCCTCACCGGGGCGCTGGCGCTCGCCTGTTTCGTGAAGGCGCACGGATCCGTCTTCCTCGGGAGCCTGCGGGGCGATCCTCCGCACGCGCACGGCGAGCCCGCTCTGCACGTCGCGCCGATGGCGGTCCTCGCCGGGGCCTGCGCGCTCCTGGGTCTGTGGCCCGCGGGGATCGCGCCCGCCCTCGCGCGTGCCAGCGCGATCGCCGCGCCCGGCCCGGTTCCGGCCGTTCCCCTCGCCGAGCTCGCCTCCCTCGTCACGGTCGGCCTCTCGGCGTTCGCGCTCGTGCTCCTCCTCGGGGCCGTCGGCCTGCTGCTGAGGCGGCGCCTCGCCGCGGCCGCTCCGACGGCCGGGCCGACGTGGGACTGCGGGTATGCCCGGCCGACCGCCCGGATGCAGTACACGGCCTCATCGTTCGCACGAGGGCCCGTCGGCTACTTCGGGTGGGCGCTTCGTCCGCGCGCGAAGGGCGCGCCCGTCACGAAGCTGTTCCCCGTGACGGCCAGCTTCGAGAGCCACGTCCCCGACACCGTCCTGGACCGGGCCATCGTCCCGGCGTTCCGCGCCGGCGCGTGGGCCGCCCGACAGGGGCGGATCCTCCAGCAGGGAAGGATCCAGCTCTACCTCCTCTACGTCGTCGCGACGCTCGTCGCGCTGCTGCTGCGGGTCTGACCCGGGGAGATCCGATGATCGACACGCTCGTCCACGTCCTCCTCGTCCTCGCGCTCCCGCCCCTCCTGCCGGGGGTGATCGCGAGAACGAAGGCGGCCTTCGCCGGCCGGAACGGCCCGCCCCTGCTCCAGGGCTACTACGACCTGGCCAGGCTCCTCCGGAAGGGGAGCGTCCTTCCCGCGGGCTCGGGGTGGGTCTTCCTCGCCGGCCCGGTCGCGGGCGTGGCGGCGCCCCTGTTCGCCTCGCTCCTCCTGCCGTTCGGCGGGCACTCGGCGCCGGTCTCCTTCGCGGGCGACATGATCCTCTTCGCCTACGTCCTCGCCCTCTCGCGCTTCTTCACGGCGACCGCGGCGCTCGACACGGGCTCCGCCTTCGAGGGAATGGGAGCCGCGCGCGAGGTCGCCTTCTCCTGCCTCGCCGAGCCCGCGCTCTTCTTCGGATTCGTGGCGCTCGCCCGGATCTCCGGGTCGCTCTCGCTCTCGACGATGCTCGGGACGGGGCCGGGGTGGGTGACGGCCGGAGCGCCGCTCGTCCTCGTCGCGGCGAGCTGGGCCGTCGTCCTCCTCGCCGAGAACTGCCGGATCCCCTTCGACGACCCGAACACCCACCTCGAGCTGACGATGATCCACGAGGTGATGGTCCTCGACCACGGCGGTCCCGCGTTCGGCCTCGTCCTCTACGGGGCGGCGATGAAGCTCTTCGTCCTCTCGGCCCTGTTTCTCAGG
Above is a genomic segment from Holophagales bacterium containing:
- the polA gene encoding DNA polymerase I, whose amino-acid sequence is MPQQKTLALLDASGYLYRAFHAIRPLTAPDGRPTNATFGFATMLRKLLVQRRPDAVAVCFDRPEKTFRHEMDPEYKATRASMPDDLVPQVADVKALCRAMGLAVVEEPGFEADDLIGTLAERGARAGLKVEVVSADKDLFQLVRGDQIAVWHPVQERLLDEAGVAGLFGAPPERVIDVLGLMGDASDNIPGVKGIGEKGAKELVASFGALEEIYARIEELKGKRREALEAGKGDAFRSRELATVRRDAPVPGGENGESLLAAFGLPAEDPGRLATFYEELGFFRLKKELLDAAGLAPAATTVETSTEVDTGGLPVWETSADALDAFLAHAAEAGLAGLHVECAPGRPFPPEPIALVAAVPGGGLVASPLAGDGAGAGRAFLARLFSEGRVEIVAHESKRLHLAAAALAMDPPRRVFDTMLAAYVDGPGLHAHDLAGDARAFLGRDPATVPSPKDVAGSDAFETVAVLSTEAGLAYLAPRALLPLALREVLLARLAARPASLRVYEEIELPLVPVLARMELEGIAVDPATLSALSVDLGSRLAALEKEIHAAAGEAFNVGSPPQLGRILFEKLQYPVLKKTAKTKSYATGSEVLEELAVRGVGPLPGLVLEWRELSKLKGTYVDALPRHVARDGRIHTRFDQAVAATGRLSSNDPNLQNIPVRTEAGRAIRKAFVAPPGRLLVAADYSQVELRLLAHLSGDAALIETFRRGEDIHRATAAKIFGIDPGLVSADQRRGAKTINFGILYGMGPFALAGQLGVPQAAAKSFIAAYFEQFPSIRACLDGILAKARETGATETILGRLRPIPGIADRNHAVRANAERMAMNAPFQGSAADLVKMAMVALDERLKATFPSARMLLQVHDELVLECDAADAPGVAALARETMEGVASLAVPLTVETASGANWAAAK
- a CDS encoding PTS sugar transporter subunit IIA; this translates as MDPRKREGVAPDRREEGGRPRLLVARARRDHRVLPRLREGAREALDQEEHQGRAAPLKLSASDAAELFDVDESTVYRWIEERGLPAERIAGRTLLNRAALLEWATENQVAISARVFRPAESGAEKLPSFAQALAAGGVHHAVPGTTREDVLRGAVDRLPLPEGSDAEDLLAVLLARETSFSTAIGNGIAIPHVRMPIVFDVDEAIVSLSFLERPVDFGAADGKPVTTLFTMVTPTVHGHLHLLAALAYLLRDEAFLAGVKAAAPAEVMLARATEVELRGAGRPGTRGPA
- a CDS encoding hydrogenase, with the protein product MEGASPDGAVLLGAILLLALSGVPGLFARKGGSGGERLAAVLACAGSVAGLVPVVRILFFGAGLRMELPSPLPGGKILLAADPLSALFLLPVFLVPALGAVYGLGYWSEAEHLRDGRKLRFFMGILAASMAAVLIARSGVAFLVAWEVMALAAFFAATTEDRLPAVREAGWIYLVATHAGTLGLFGMTALLHDTTGSFAWEAPAAGLAVTGSASVVFLLALVGFGAKAGLFPFHFWLPGAHAGAPSHVSAVMSGVMLKVGLYGILRITSLYGAPPAWWGGLLLVLGVASALYGAALAAAQNDLKRLLAYSSIENVGIVSTGIGVALLGRSAARPEWIALGLGGALLHVLFHSLFKPLLFLGAGAVIHGTGTREMDLMGGLLRKMPKTGAAFAVGCAAVAALPPLNGFFSEFLVYLGLLRAFAGPGEALLAGFAAPALALAGGIALAAFVKLFGIVFLGSPRSEKAEHAHEPGLAMRVPILALAAACLLAGLSSPFLCPGLDAATSAWAAKALSPVPALATVAPVATVAAWGAAFLGLLALTAAVAGFLIRRRTVSRGPTWDCGYARPTARMQYTGSSFGDWIAARLTPRVAATLLEERLPEGIFPRGARVSAAAPARDPVLLRFLEPFARRWARRFYDLHALQEGRLTIYLVYVLGTLIALLAWSVLRGWFPPP
- a CDS encoding NADH-quinone oxidoreductase subunit H — encoded protein: MIDTLVHVLLVLALPPLLPGVIARTKAAFAGRNGPPLLQGYYDLARLLRKGSVLPAGSGWVFLAGPVAGVAAPLFASLLLPFGGHSAPVSFAGDMILFAYVLALSRFFTATAALDTGSAFEGMGAAREVAFSCLAEPALFFGFVALARISGSLSLSTMLGTGPGWVTAGAPLVLVAASWAVVLLAENCRIPFDDPNTHLELTMIHEVMVLDHGGPAFGLVLYGAAMKLFVLSALFLRVVFPFNVTDPRLDWIAFVAGILLVAISIGVVESVMARLRLVKVPQLLVGACVLSAFGMLLLAR